The segment CCAGAGTAGAGTAAAAATAATGGGAGAAATTTAGTTTTGAGCTGGACCAGCATGGGGATTTGCGCCATCTTTTCAGCTGGGATCTTTGACAGCTATTAAAAAGTGTCTTCcttgatagtttttttttggttgcagTGATTGTACCTGTGCAGACGCTGTTGTCATGGGCAGAAATGGTGAATCCAGGCTCACAGGTGCAGTGGGTTGTTCCCTGAACTTGACTGCATCTGGACGAACGGGTGAGCGCAGACGTGTGTGTCAGAGGGAAAGAGGATGTGGCTGCCGCTCCAGCGCTGACAGGAGATGTGTTCGCCATAGTGACAAAAACTGCAGAGAgatttaaaagcaaataaagtgtaatttgTGCAGCATAGGAACAATAGTAAGATTTCAGCATTAAGCCTGGTTTATACTTGACACATCTGTGTGAGTGTGAGGTGCATGTGTCAAACCTGATGTCAGTGTTGTGATCAAGTGCAGCTTTACTTTCTAAGGCCATATAGAATAATGATGAAATACTGAATGAGAATATCCAAACAATACACTGATGTTTAACAACAATTTCACTAAAACAAATGCATGCCCTGTTGAAAAATCCTGCATATGCtgtttaggtatgttttgaagcatggctgcagGTTTTAGCTGGTAATATGCAATCAAATGCACCTGCTCCTAAATCACTTACAAACAGCTGCAATTTGAATTAGATTGTTAGAAAATGCTCTGTGACAAGTTTCAAAACCTGCAAGCTGCAACCTCTAATACTCCATGCAAAACACAGCCAATGTCCTAGACCAATAAATGGTGGTATCTATTAAAGACTTGATTATACATGACAACCTGACAGTCATGTGAACGTGCCTACGGCACACAATATCTTGAGGTTTTTATTCTTGTCTTTGTTCAAGAACaccctactgaaaaaaaaaaaaaaacagcatggctgctggtttaagctggtccttagctgttcctaagctggtcctgagcaggagctattTGCTTAGGACCAgtacatgaccagctaagaaccagcttaaaccagctcatgaccacctaaggaccagcttaaaccagcagccatgctgttttttttttttttcagtagggtGTTCTTGAACAAAGACAAGAATAAAAACCTCAAGATATTGTGTGCCGTAGGCACCGTTCACATGACTGTCAGGTTGTCATGTATAATCAAGTCTTTAATAGATACCACCATTTATTGGTCTAGGACATTGGCTGTGTTTTGCATGGAGTATTAGAGGTTGCAGCTTGCAGGTTTTGAAACTTGTCACAGAGCATTTTCTAACAATCTAATTCAAATTGCAGCTGTTTGTAAGTGATTTAGGAGCAGGTGCATTTGATTGCATATTACTGTGTAATTTTACTGGAATGGTTCACAAGCTATAGATGAGCGATTGGGAATTCATAGCACTGTTGCTTAATCCACAGCTGAAACAAATACctcaaacactttttttaaaatgtcattttttaaaaatatttctacacCCCTACATGAAGGAAAGCACCCAAATTCTGTCACAGCCTTTGCCTGATCAGCAGACTTATCTTTAGACTCATTTGGACTCAAATGGGACATACTGTAAGTTTTTGGATTTTAAGGGTATAAAAGTGTCTTACAGTTTGACAAAATGTTCCTGGCTATGTTTTGATAGCTGCTGTAACCACATAGACTGCTCTATCTGTGTATTTAGTTTCTTCAGCATAGGAAGGATAAAAATGTTGCTGGAGTGTAATTACTGCAGTGTTGGCAACCATCAGAGGAGGCCACTAATGCTTGAACATCTATATTGATGACTCTCTAACACTTGCACACtctattatatttatacactagcattttctgttcttttttgattagtttgacttgttttatttttattaagacccgCATCAGGCCAACACGAGACTtacatatttttgcttttttattggttttgattgcttctattgtcctcatttgtaagtctcTTTGGtcaaaagtgtctgctaaatgattaaatgtaaatgtgtattgTTCATCTGAGGTGTGGTACAGAATTGTACACTTTGATAGACCTGGTAGCATCATTTTGTTCTTCACCATCAAACTCTGAGTCTGTGTTGTGCTTCTGAGTGTAGTGTTTCTAAATGTGCTTCTAAAAAATTCAAACCCACATGTTGGAGTTGGAGACTGGCAGATCGGTCCAGCCCAGCCCTTAGCACAGACACAGCTAAATCCATTGACCTTGTCTGTACACGTTCCTCCGTTGGCACAAGGTGATGAAAGACATTCATCAATATCTGAGAGAGGAGAGTTATTCAGTGAATATTCAGAGCCTAGAAGCAAAACTATAACGCGGTGATCAGACCGCTTTGCAGAAGTCTAGTGTTTTTCACAAAGGTAAATGATTTCTCACTTCAATTGTTTCACTGATACATTTTTGACCTGAAAGGGAGTGAAATTTCATTGAACACAAGTCTTCATGCTACACCATATGATGACAATCCTGTGCTTCCAGCTTTGCAGCATCAGGTTGGGGAGGGTGCTTTTCTGCTGGCAATATTCATGTGCACAAAGAAAAGTGGTTGTCATGTAGTTTACTGAGTCTGGCTTTGAAAAACTTGACTGGCCTACACAAAACCCAGAGTATCTCACCAAACATCTTCAGGATCAACTGAAACACCATTTTGAACAGTGACCTCAATGATGTTGTGTGAATGGGAGCAAATCCATATTCAACATCCAGTGGAAGATGTTACAGCAGTACAGAGATTCAGGgttttgaaatgtattatttaataatacacaACAGTGTCATTGCGGTCAGCCACGTGATCAGATGTTGGGTTACGTTAAGGTAATCTCAAAGGCATTCAGTAGGGTTTCTGGTCTAGGCTTTGTGCTAGTTCAGACTCTGTAAACTGTTTCTTGATGGACCTCGCTTTGTGCATCTTTACATGCTGGAGAAGAAAAGACTTTCCACAATCTGCAGCAACAAAACTGAGAAACACAGTTGGAAAAGATATATCTAATAAAAACTCACCTACAACACCTTCAAATAAAATTTAGCTAATATAGTAGTACTGTGTATGCATTTTTGTACAGTTGACAGGTTTGTTTTCAAGGAAAAGATGTTTCTATTATGGAACTGAAAGATTACTCTGATGATAGAGACGAGGCTCGGGTTCCACCAGCCATTCATAAGTTCATAAACATTCCCATGCTAACTGGAGAAGGCTCCAGGTTTGAAAGAATGACTTTTTTACCACCCACAAGACTGAGATAGATAGGGATAAATTGGATTGAGGAGCTTCAGATCTCACCTTTGCAGACAGGCTGCTGACCGCTCCAGCTGAGCGAATCTTTACACTGCCGCGTCTCTGAACCCACCAGCTCAAAGCCCACATCGCACAGGAAATGAACTTCATGGCCAGGAAACAGAATCTTGCCCAGCTTTTTTCCATTGACAGGAGCATCCAGGTTAGGACAAGTGACTGTGGAATATGGATGCGGAAAGTGCAGAGAGTTTAAATTAAGAGTATTGCTAAGAGTTatgctttaaattatattaagcatTCTTGCCATATAATTCAGTTTGATTTGTCATTTCGTTTAAACATTTGGCTTGTTTGCCATTGTTTTATGTCTGTAGTATCAAAACTGGAGCTGGTCTCATGTAATACTTACAATTCTTTGCTTTAGCAGGCAGGCGTGCAACACTGTGATGCAGTAGGTTCAGTTTCTTCTTCAAAGTACGAAGACTCTGCAGATACGAAGCTTCCTGTGCTGAAAGTAGTTTGTGAGCCTGCTGAATTGAGTTCTGTAGATCTTGCTTACTGGGACAGTCCTGAGAAAACACGCACACTCATTACTTACTGTTGCATAAGATGTCCGTATGACCCATCCAGATCCAGTACAGCTTCAGACAGTTCAGATGCACAATtttctgttatattttattaagaatACACAAGACCCACTAGGCACAGACTGTCTAAAATCACATCCAAACTGCTGTTTCAGAATCAGCCCTCAGGTTCATAGCAGCGGAGAAACATCATCACTTGTAATCCTTTGTAAAACCCTTTGTAATcctatgcattatatataactAGTTGATAATGGAAATGTATGAACATTAATTTTACCCTCTCATGATGGTACAAATAAAGACTACAATGTTCCTCACCTGCTTGCTGTGAAAAGCACAACAAAGGACTGATAACTGTACTTCTATATTTCCATCCACCCTGTCTTGGTTTTTATTACAAGGGCCTGCATTCATTATCCTAACACTTTCATGATCTAAACATGAAAAATTGTTGAAATATTGTATAATTAACAGCTGATTTAGGATTATGGTTATGAATGCATATGGCGTCAGTGTCCAGTCTGTATGCAAAGCTTTACATTCACTGGTGCACAGAAATGTTCCTGGCTCTTGATCTTGTAGATTGTTGTCTGCTGTGTCCATTAATTTTGCTGCTTTGAGATCCTATGAAACCCTCTGTGATTTGAGTTCTGCAGTTCTGTAgacttttgtttttcatttttctcctacactttgataatcaacattttgaacatgtGGTAATTTCATTCTTGATCCATTATTCATGACAATCAATTGTAACGACTGTAATATGACCCTTTCTTCTTATTGGCTGTAAATGAGGGGAAGGGCACTATGCTTTCCTTTTTTctatttcatgttttcatctTGCAGAACTTACATAAGCAAGATAAATATTTGAAGTTCCTGTAAAAACAGTTGGTTAAGTGATAGAGCAGCAGTGTTGGAGACACATTAGTTGTGAGGTGCAGCTGCTGATGTTCAGTTTAACAGTGTTCTCTTTAAGGAACATCAAAACATTCCATGTTGTTTATCCTCCAATCCCTCTGAATAGAGTGGTTGTGTAGGCTTGTGCAGTACTGCAGGTTAAAATAAGTGCAATAGTCAGACAGTAAGCCTACAGTATGTCGGAATGCAaagaattttcataattttgtttcAAGAATTTATATTGCCCCTATTTCAgttacaagaaataaaaaatatagggGCTTTTTCTGGTACATTTTATCAAACAAGCTTGACAAAAACTAGTTTTACCATTGGACTTTCTACAAAATCAGATCAAATCAGAcacatttacagtgaaaaatacCTTTGCAGAAGCTTAGAGGATATTTTATACCATCATCTTGTATGATAATAATCATCAGAGAGTGAGCACAACCACTGTGAAGATGTAAACAGggcgtttagcttcaacccttgACCTACTTCTCTGAATTAACTCATTTGTACTGAAACATTTTAAGCAGTTGAATTTAAcatcttttctgcaaaatgtttcTTGCTATTAGACAGGTCTGATAGTTGGCTTGCAGTGAAATATAAGTGAACTCTTACTCTTTTTCAGTGTACAAGATGttaaatcacacaaaaacaaagcacTGATATCAAAGCTTCTACTgaagtttttgttatttatggAACACAATGAATTTCACTTACCTGAGCCAGCATGGTATAAACTTGACAGATGAATACTGAAAGCAGTACAGCATATCTTCGGTTCATCATCTTCATTAAATCGTTGAGTGGATACAGTGATTATGGTAATTTAATGTCTTTGTGTTGTGAATTCTTTCAAGAAAAGGCTCTGTTTCTGTTAAGCTCCATATATGTTACTTGCTCAGCATCAAAACGCCTTCAGAATGAGGTTGCTGCTATAAGAGGATGTTATGAAAGCAAACACAGGACTTTTTTCCCCGTAAACCACAGGTTAGTTGGGGTGTTTACTGAATGGACAGAAAAAAACCAATTTCTAAACTATttcttaaaacatgtttttgacattattatgcatgattctttttttttttatctgtgcccaataataaaaaatgtacaagaaTTAGTTAATTACACagataaatttaacatttaatcaaaacacAAGGCTCAAATCAAAATTCCACGATGGAGAGAAACAATCATGGAAATATGTAGAAAGTAACAGTACATTTTGAAATTGATggtttcataaaacaaaaaaatattttttttatggattCATTTCTTATTACAGTAGGTAGACCATTAAAGGGTCATAAAACATCCTATTATACCACCACGTAGTTTGCActgcattaaaacaaacaaacaaacaaacaaacaaataaaaaaacagcaatgaaTAGCCTAGTGAAGATGCAAAGTAGAtgacatcaactagatgagccccagagacggatcctcagtgaagacctcgtcacctagacggccatGGGCACAAGATtacgggaaccagatgagtcctctgcgtctggccagaggagaactggccccctgactgagcctggtttctcccaaggtttttctccattctgtcaccgatggagttttggttccttgtcgctgtcgcctctggcttgcttagttggggacactttattttcaaataatatcgtatactatttgaactgaactgagctggatgatgacatcattgaattcaatgatgaactgcctttaactgaaaattgagtgtttactgttgcccttttgcattattgatgcactatttcctatttaatattGTACAGCCACTTTGTcgcaattctgtattgttaaaagcggtatataaataggtaaaaaaaaaataaactaaaaaataaaaaagtacagtagtgtcaggcattcaccacagccacctctaTCTGCCACGTCACCCACAGCACCACCTACTCGTTCTGCCTCACCGGAGTTCTGATTGTTATCACCTGACGCTCGCTACCACGCCCTATAAATAGACTGCTCCTTCATTCAGTGTTTGTCTGGTCTACCATTCACTACCCTGATGCTAGCTCCAGACCCATTTCTGCTTAGAACCTCCGGTGTGTGCTCCTGCTACTCTCCACTGCTCCTAAGACTGCCTTTGAACTCTTTATATCAGGAAAGTCAACTCAACCTATCTGCTGTTACGATTTCATGCTTATTGCCTTTAATACAATCTGTTAATAAACATCATATCATTCTGTTTTACTTCCCTCTCTGGTCTCATCCTTGTGCAAgcgtgacagaagaccagacctCTACAACTATTATCTACAATGAGCACCGAAACACCGCAAGTCACAGATCCGCTAATGGAATGCCTTCAAGGCGGCCTTAAGACCAACACCTACCCCGCCATCTGCCTCAGGAAGTCCCATGGCCTTACCTGCAACGTTTGCGGGTGAAGCGGCTGAGTGTAGCGGTTTTCTTCTCCAAGTAAATTTGTACATCCAGATGCAACCACAACAGTTTTCCTCCGACAACACTAAGATAATTTCTCATCTCCCTGTTGACTGGTAAGGCCCTCCAATGGGCAAAAGCGATTTGGAATGCTAATAATCCGATTATCAATTCATATGAACAGTTTACCGCTCATTTCTCTGAGGTCTTCAGTACAGTCACCGACACGCTCACTACCTCCGACCAGCTTTTCCGGTTACAGCAAGGTACTTCCTCGGTGAACGACTACACACTCCGCTTCCGCACTCTGGCGGCGGCTAGTGGCTGGAACGAGACCGCACTTCTCGGAGCATATCGTCAAGGACTCAACCCGGAAATCCGCGCCGCCATGGCGTTATATGACGACTCCATTGGCCTGGAAACTTTCCTTCAACGCACCTCTCGTGTGTGTCCCAGCGACTAGCCGCCTGCCAGCTTCCGGTAACCGCTCCTCAGTCTGCTTTCGGTGGCTGCTTCTACTCCAGTACCAGAACCTATGCAAGTGGATTCTACATGATTATCTCGCACTGAAAGAAACCGACGCATCACCATGGGTCTATGTATTTACTACGGTCAACCTGGTCATCACATCCGTAACTGCCCCGTTCGGCCCCCACGCCCAGTGGTGAGTACCATTCTATCTGACGTTGAAACCACTCATCTGACACTCATACCGGTTACATTACGTACTGCTGATTGTACGCTGTCTGTTTCTGCTCTTGTTGATTCGGGGTCATCCGGCAACTTCATTGcacaagaatgtttaaatcaacTACATCTATCACGTCAACGTCA is part of the Labeo rohita strain BAU-BD-2019 chromosome 18, IGBB_LRoh.1.0, whole genome shotgun sequence genome and harbors:
- the LOC127180969 gene encoding fibulin-7; protein product: MKMMNRRYAVLLSVFICQVYTMLAQDCPSKQDLQNSIQQAHKLLSAQEASYLQSLRTLKKKLNLLHHSVARLPAKAKNFTCPNLDAPVNGKKLGKILFPGHEVHFLCDVGFELVGSETRQCKDSLSWSGQQPVCKDIDECLSSPCANGGTCTDKVNGFSCVCAKGWAGPICQSPTPTFFVTMANTSPVSAGAAATSSFPLTHTSALTRSSRCSQVQGTTHCTCEPGFTISAHDNSVCTDIDECKLFHNGQAGRLCLHTCVNTAGGYRCTCPAGYNMTRDGRNCKDIDECSTRQNNCTREQLCINTYGGFQCAKVECPQIRNATYVKTSPLRCERNPCPVDSRTCFQAPNSVSFHYMSVVSNLSAPRVMFRVSAIRMIGDTLRFALLGGRARRHFAVQRSDRQTGELLLTSPVQGPTTLDAEVEMSELERRELLGRYITKITIFVSPYEF